Proteins from one Calditrichota bacterium genomic window:
- a CDS encoding molybdopterin-dependent oxidoreductase translates to MKNTETNLHVRGLSQFIDDRNVPEGTLHAAVFDSPIAHGDISKLDIKKAKSSNGVVDVLTFKDIPGQNQVGNIIADEVLLAEKEVEFIGQPIAIVVAQSAREARAALSKIKIDTDEKPPVTDPREAAAKGNFIAPPRTFSLGNTQTTWQDCDLIVEGIAESGGQEHLYLEMQGALATPKENGKIEVISSTQGPTSVQKTVARILDIPMHKIEVDVLRLGGGFGGKEDQATIWACLAALAANVCNKPVKLVLRRHEDMRMTGKRHPYTSDFKIGLSSDLKILAYEAQFYQNAGASADLSTAILERTLFHATNSYFIPNVQATAYSCRTNLPPNTAFRGFGGPQGMFVIESAIAKAAEKLDVDPIEIQKANLLNEGDTFPYGQIVKNGRAKASWDDMEKRYELDGLKKQINKFNSENTMTKKGLAVMPICFGISFTATFLNQANALVHVYSDGSVGVSTGAVEMGQGVNMKMRQVASTIFSIAVSRVHTETTNTSRNANTSPTAASAGADLNGHATKIACENILTRLKKSATEILFKGNPDSITIQNEVVYFNGEPTNLSWNDLITQTYLKRISMSAHAHYSTPEIYFDKAKEKGLPFAYHTFGAAIVEASVDCLRGTYHIDKVHVSHDFGKSMNELVDLGQAEGGIVQGLGWMTLEEIIYNKKGKLQTGTLSTYKVPDIYFAPDEINVHFLENPFPNAAIFNSKAIGEPPLMYGIGGYFAILDAIKAFRPEIEKEYIAPMTNERVLMMLHKMT, encoded by the coding sequence ATGAAAAATACCGAAACCAATTTACATGTCCGCGGATTATCTCAGTTTATTGATGATCGCAATGTACCTGAAGGAACTTTACATGCGGCGGTCTTTGATTCACCAATTGCTCATGGAGATATATCCAAACTCGATATCAAAAAAGCAAAATCTTCGAATGGTGTTGTAGACGTTCTTACTTTCAAAGATATTCCGGGCCAAAACCAGGTTGGCAATATTATAGCGGATGAAGTTTTGCTGGCTGAAAAGGAAGTTGAATTTATTGGCCAGCCAATCGCAATTGTTGTAGCCCAATCAGCCAGAGAAGCAAGGGCTGCACTTTCTAAAATTAAAATTGATACGGATGAAAAACCACCGGTAACAGATCCGCGCGAGGCAGCTGCAAAAGGCAACTTTATTGCACCCCCAAGAACCTTCTCTCTGGGAAATACACAAACCACCTGGCAAGATTGTGATTTAATTGTTGAGGGTATTGCCGAATCCGGCGGGCAAGAACATCTTTATCTGGAAATGCAGGGTGCTCTTGCAACACCAAAAGAGAATGGCAAGATAGAAGTTATCTCTTCCACACAAGGACCTACATCTGTCCAGAAAACGGTTGCGCGGATTTTAGATATCCCTATGCATAAAATTGAAGTAGATGTGCTTAGGCTTGGTGGCGGCTTTGGTGGAAAAGAAGACCAGGCTACTATTTGGGCCTGCCTGGCTGCACTTGCTGCAAATGTGTGCAATAAACCTGTTAAATTGGTTTTGCGCCGCCATGAAGATATGCGCATGACCGGAAAGCGTCATCCTTATACATCAGATTTTAAGATTGGCCTAAGCAGTGATTTAAAAATCCTGGCTTATGAAGCACAATTCTACCAAAATGCCGGCGCTTCTGCTGATTTATCCACAGCCATTTTAGAGCGTACCTTATTTCATGCAACCAACAGCTACTTCATTCCAAATGTACAGGCAACCGCTTATTCCTGCCGCACAAATTTACCACCCAACACAGCTTTTCGCGGATTTGGCGGACCACAGGGAATGTTTGTTATCGAGTCGGCCATTGCGAAAGCGGCAGAAAAATTGGATGTTGATCCAATCGAAATTCAAAAAGCCAATCTGCTAAATGAAGGTGATACTTTTCCTTATGGCCAGATAGTAAAAAATGGCCGGGCCAAAGCAAGTTGGGATGACATGGAAAAGCGTTATGAACTTGATGGTCTGAAAAAACAAATCAATAAATTTAATTCAGAAAATACCATGACAAAAAAAGGATTGGCCGTAATGCCAATCTGTTTTGGGATTTCTTTTACTGCCACCTTTTTAAACCAGGCCAATGCACTTGTTCACGTTTATTCCGATGGAAGTGTTGGCGTTAGTACAGGCGCTGTTGAAATGGGACAAGGCGTAAACATGAAAATGCGCCAGGTTGCATCTACCATTTTCTCCATAGCCGTAAGCCGCGTACATACTGAAACGACAAATACATCACGAAATGCAAATACATCTCCCACTGCCGCCAGTGCTGGTGCAGATTTAAATGGCCATGCTACAAAGATCGCTTGTGAAAATATCCTGACACGATTAAAAAAATCCGCAACAGAGATTTTATTCAAGGGTAATCCTGATAGCATTACAATTCAAAATGAAGTCGTTTATTTTAATGGGGAGCCGACAAACCTAAGCTGGAATGATTTGATCACACAAACCTACTTGAAACGAATCAGTATGTCTGCCCATGCACATTATTCCACCCCGGAAATTTATTTTGATAAAGCCAAAGAAAAAGGATTGCCGTTTGCTTATCACACATTTGGAGCAGCCATTGTTGAGGCAAGTGTCGATTGCCTGCGAGGAACTTACCATATCGATAAAGTGCATGTTTCGCATGATTTTGGGAAAAGTATGAATGAGTTGGTAGACCTTGGACAGGCAGAAGGTGGCATCGTTCAGGGATTGGGCTGGATGACGCTCGAAGAAATTATTTATAACAAAAAAGGGAAGTTGCAAACAGGGACACTTTCAACTTACAAAGTTCCGGACATATATTTTGCCCCGGATGAGATTAATGTTCATTTCCTGGAAAACCCATTTCCGAATGCAGCAATCTTCAATTCCAAAGCTATAGGTGAACCGCCGCTGATGTATGGAATTGGCGGGTATTTCGCAATCCTGGATGCCATCAAAGCTTTCCGCCCGGAGATAGAAAAAGAATACATCGCCCCAATGACAAATGAACGGGTATTGATGATGCTGCATAAAATGACATGA
- a CDS encoding DUF2442 domain-containing protein: protein MQLSFQIERASNYRVYDTISKKSDPYVEKALYLDTYRLKLIFRDGNINHIDFKPFLKKSKNPLISKYLDLAKFKKYHLEDGRLLWGNDLEFESESLYNNNL, encoded by the coding sequence ATGCAATTATCCTTTCAAATAGAAAGAGCCTCAAATTATCGCGTATATGACACCATTTCAAAAAAATCTGATCCGTACGTTGAAAAAGCCCTGTATCTTGACACTTACCGATTAAAACTTATTTTTCGAGATGGAAACATAAATCATATTGACTTTAAACCATTTTTAAAAAAATCTAAAAACCCATTAATATCAAAATACTTAGATCTTGCCAAGTTTAAAAAATATCATTTAGAAGATGGGCGCTTATTATGGGGAAATGATCTTGAATTTGAGTCAGAATCCTTGTATAACAATAATCTTTAA
- the deoD gene encoding purine-nucleoside phosphorylase has protein sequence MSIHIAAKPGEIAETVLLPGDPLRAKFVADTFLDNAVCYNEVRGMLGFTGTYKGRRVSVQGTGMGIPSISIYVNELIADYGPKNLVRVGSCGSIQKNMNLKDVILASAACTDSQVNHMRFKGMDFAPIASFSLLQKAHEAAVKKNYNVEVGNVLSADRFYHDDPNYWKLWAKYNVLAIEMETAELYTLGALNNINVLSILTVSDNILTGDVSTSEERQSTFSQMIELALEATA, from the coding sequence ATGAGCATACATATTGCAGCAAAACCAGGCGAAATAGCAGAAACAGTTTTACTTCCCGGAGACCCGCTAAGGGCAAAATTTGTAGCAGATACATTTTTGGATAACGCTGTTTGTTATAACGAAGTCCGTGGTATGCTTGGCTTTACCGGCACATATAAAGGAAGACGGGTTTCTGTTCAGGGAACTGGAATGGGCATCCCTTCAATCTCAATTTATGTAAATGAGCTAATTGCAGATTATGGACCAAAAAATCTGGTTCGCGTTGGTAGCTGTGGCAGCATTCAAAAGAATATGAATCTAAAAGATGTTATTTTGGCTTCTGCTGCATGCACAGATTCCCAGGTAAACCATATGCGTTTTAAGGGAATGGATTTTGCACCAATAGCATCCTTTTCACTGCTGCAAAAAGCCCACGAAGCGGCTGTTAAAAAAAACTATAATGTTGAGGTTGGTAATGTTTTAAGCGCCGACAGATTTTACCACGATGACCCCAACTATTGGAAATTATGGGCAAAGTATAACGTACTTGCAATTGAAATGGAAACTGCAGAATTATATACGCTTGGCGCCCTGAACAATATTAATGTGTTATCAATTTTAACGGTGAGCGACAATATTTTAACCGGTGATGTTTCTACTTCTGAGGAGAGACAAAGTACTTTTAGCCAAATGATTGAACTGGCCTTAGAAGCCACAGCTTAA
- a CDS encoding type II toxin-antitoxin system MqsA family antitoxin translates to MHCVICKNGQTKAGKVTTTLQRGEAIIVFKEVPADVCDNCGEYYLSKETTKKLLHKAETAVKSGAIVEIQKFAA, encoded by the coding sequence ATGCATTGTGTTATCTGTAAAAATGGACAAACAAAAGCTGGAAAAGTAACAACTACCCTTCAACGTGGTGAAGCAATTATTGTTTTCAAAGAAGTTCCGGCTGATGTTTGTGATAATTGTGGAGAATATTACCTTTCTAAGGAAACTACTAAAAAGCTTTTACATAAGGCAGAAACTGCGGTAAAAAGTGGTGCAATTGTTGAAATTCAGAAATTTGCTGCGTAA
- a CDS encoding DUF4258 domain-containing protein, whose product MNYIFTSHAIQRMFEREIKESDVIAVINSGEIIQEYIGDKPFPSKLVLGFIKKRAIHVLFALNKSENQCIIITVYEPSPTIWRQDFKERG is encoded by the coding sequence ATGAACTATATTTTCACAAGCCATGCAATCCAAAGAATGTTTGAGCGAGAAATTAAAGAGAGTGATGTTATTGCTGTTATTAACAGTGGAGAAATAATTCAGGAATATATAGGCGATAAGCCTTTTCCAAGTAAACTCGTATTGGGATTTATAAAAAAACGTGCAATCCATGTATTATTTGCTTTGAACAAATCTGAAAATCAATGTATAATAATAACAGTTTATGAACCATCTCCTACAATATGGAGACAGGATTTTAAAGAAAGAGGTTAA